The following are from one region of the Gadus chalcogrammus isolate NIFS_2021 chromosome 19, NIFS_Gcha_1.0, whole genome shotgun sequence genome:
- the LOC130372466 gene encoding recQ-like DNA helicase BLM, which translates to MSGNPADQVHVFYRSPAKLKAILRKTFHLKEFRENQLEAINATFEGKDVFVVGDNGAGKSLCYQLPACLFHGVTVVISPTISLILDQIQKLTKLGIVARKLLAAREDRDAKGIYEMLKEEAPMIKLLYVTPEKMRMSDRLKMALQRLFQRGLLARFVIDEAQCLSLSDIKHFRKAFGKLIELLEVFPGVPKIALSGPVRKSTQKEILNQLHKTNSQLFMYFNQRNLKYAVLTTTTKSLETDCITWIMEHYPHDSGIVYCGRRVDCVSMAMGLNMAGLPACSYHAGKNIAYSDREIAQNKWNRNECQVICATAQSFGFGIDKPDVRYVIHTFLPKSMENYYRETGRAGRDGNMSHCILFYSDSDYHQLHYVIRIDEFDDDEPENRELVDLGPMAEYCQNTADCRRRQLLTYLRWGDIEANVCLPNSEAICDNCEGDNAAAAATPRTNQQPFLKPAQ; encoded by the exons ATGTCCGGAAACCCTGCGGACCAGGTCCACGTCTTCTACCGCTCTCCAGCGAAGTTGAAGGCAATATTAAGGAAAACTTTTCATCTTAAGGAGTTTCGGGAAAATCAACTTGAAGCAATTAATGCAACTTTTGAGGGAAAAGATGTCTTTGTTGTTGGTGATAATG GTGCTGGTAAAAGCCTGTGTTACCAGCTACCAGCCTGCTTGTTTCATGGAGTCACTGTGGTGATCTCTCCAACCATCTCCCTCATCCTGGACCAGATCCAGAAACTAACTAAACTGGGT ATTGTGGCCAGGAAACTCTTGGCTGCTAGGGAGGACCGTGATGCAAAAGGTATCTACGAGATGTTGAAAGAAGAAGCTCCGATGATCAAACTGCTCTATGTCACCCCCGAGAAG ATGAGAATGAGTGATCGGCTGAAAATGGCTCTGCAGAGACTGTTTCAACGAGGACTTCTGGCTAGGTTTGTTATCGATGAGGCCCAGTGCCTCAGTCTG TCTGACATCAAACACTTCCGGAAGGCCTTCGGGAAGCTGATTGAGCTGCTGGAGGTCTTTCCGGGGGTGCCCAAGATTGCTCTGTCAGGCCCCGTCAGGAAATCCACCCAGAAGGAAATCCTCAATCAGCTGCATAAGACCAATTCTCAGTT GTTCATGTACTTTAACCAAAGAAACCTAAAGTATGCCGTGCTGACCACGACAACAAAGAGTTTGGAAACAGACTGCATTACCTGGATCATGGAGCACTATCCAC ATGACTCGGGCATCGTGTACTGCGGGAGACGAGTCGACTGTGTCTCAATGGCAATGGGACTGAACATGGCAGGCCTGCCGGCATGTTCGTATCATGCAGGGAAAAATATTGCTTACAGTGACAGAGAGATTGCGCAGAACAAGTGGAATAGAAATGAATGCCAG GTCATCTGTGCCACTGCCCAATCCTTTGGCTTTGGCATCGACAAGCCGGACGTGCGGTACGTGATCCACACCTTTCTGCCCAAGTCCATGGAAAACTACTACCGGGAGACAGGGCGGGCCGGCAGAGACGGGAACATGTCCCACTGCATCCTCTTTTATTCCGACAGCGACTATCACCAGCTTCACTATGTCATCAGAA TCGATGAATTTGATGATGATGAACCCGAGAACAGGGAATTGGTTGACCTAGGACCCATGGCGGAATACTGCCAGAATACGGCAGACTGCAGAAGACGACAACTGCTTACTTACTTACGTTGGGGCGACATTGAAGCAAACGTATGCCTGCCAAACTCAGAAGCCATCTGTGACAACTGCGAAGGAGACAAT gcagctgctgctg CTACCCCCCGGACCAACCAACAACCCTTCCTCAAACCAGCTCAATAG
- the tulp3 gene encoding tubby-related protein 3 produces the protein MSYYSIRPSSSASFSSNATASCLDDDTTSLRQQKLEKQRALLEQKQRRKRQEPLMVQPNQEAQPRRSSRPRRGEEQAPLVDLRLAVTADAILEGIDGPAAFLGPETPDLGSKIQVTAASSTPGQSRPPPGEGPERDGDTVSLLEPKTDLHELLQRRGLSGSMKYDEEPSDEDEDNNVEPEAERTRSLTPNADATASTRPASASSAKSSSEPLSSGSPTADGPPLEVDDLEEFVVRPAPRGVIVKCRITRDKKGMDRGLYPTYFMHLEREDGRRVFLLAGRKRKKSKTSNYLISVDATDLSREGESFMGKLRSNMMGTKFTVYDSGTNPGKAPGALLEESNTRQELAAVCYETNVLGFKGPRKMTVIIPGMNMNFERVPVRPSSEQESLLSKWQNRCLENLIELHNKAPVWNDDTQSYVLNFHGRVTQASVKNFQIVHDNDPDYIVMQFGRVAEDIFTLDFNYPMCALQAFAIGLSSFDSKLACE, from the exons gccctcctcctccgccagctTCTCCTCTAACGCCACCGCCAG TTGCCTTGATGATGACACCACCAGTCTCAGGCAGCAGAAGTTGGAGAAACAG agggcgctgctGGAGCAGAAGCAGCGGAGGAAGCGGCAGGAGCCCCTGATGGTGCAGCCCAACCAGGAGGCCCAGCCGCGGCGCTCCAGCCGGCCGCGGCGTGGGGAGGAGCAGGCCCCGCTGGTGGACCTCCGCCTGGCCGTCACCGCCGACGCCATCCTGGAAG GCATCGACGGACCCGCTGCCTTCCTGGGCCccgagacccctgacctgggCTCCAAGATCCAGGT caccgccgcctcctccacccccggACAGTCGCGGCCCCCGCCGGGGGAGGGGCCTGAGAGGGACGGGGACACGGTGTCGCTGCTGGAGCCCAAGACGGACCTCCATGAGCTGCtgcagaggagag gtctgtCGGGCAGCATGAAGTACGACGAGGAGCCCAGCGACGAAGACGAGGACAACAACGTGGAGCCGGAGGCCGAGCGCACGCGCTCCCTGACCCCCAACGCCGACGCCACCGCCTCCACCCGGcccgcctccgcctccagcGCCAAGTCCAGCTCC GAGCCTCTGTCGTCGGGCTCGCCCACGGCCGACGGCCCCCCGCTGGAGGTGGACGACCTGGAGGAGTTTGTGGTGCGGCCGGCGCCGCGCGGCGTCATCGTCAAGTGCCGCATCACGCGGGacaagaagggcatggaccgaGGCCTCTACCCCACCTACTTCAtgcacctggagagggaggacgggcgacgg GTGTTCCTGTTGGcgggcaggaagaggaagaagagcaaGACGTCCAACTACCTGATCTCCGTAGACGCCACCGACCTGtcgcgagagggggagagcttCATGGGGAAACTACG GTCCAACATGATGGGCACCAAGTTCACCGTGTACGACAGCGGCACCAACCCGGGCAAGGCCCCCGGGGCCCTGCTGGAGGAGAGCAACACGCGGCAGGAGCTGGCCGCCGTCTGCTAC GAGACCAACGTCCTGGGCTTCAAGGGTCCGAGGAAGATGACGGTGATCATCCCCGGCATGAACATGAACTTCGAGCGCGTGCCCGTGCGCCCAAGCAGC GAACAGGAGAGCCTGCTGAGCAAGTGGCAGAACCGATGTCTGGAGAACCTGATCGAGCTGCACAACAAGGCGCCCGTCTGGAACGACGACACGCAGTCCTACGTGCTCAACTTCCACGGCCGCGTCACCCAGGCCTCCGTCAAGAACTTCCAGATCGTCCACGACAACGACC CCGACTACATCGTGATGCAGTTTGGCCGGGTGGCGGAGGACATCTTCACGCTGGACTTCAACTACCCCATGTGTGCCCTGCAGGCCTTCGCCATCGGCCTGTCGAGCTTCGACAGCAAGCTGGCCTGCGAGtga